A genomic window from Streptomyces mirabilis includes:
- a CDS encoding NUDIX hydrolase produces the protein MSAADEILDIVDENDVVVGQSPRGEAYARGLRHRCVFIQARDARGRLFVHRRTPTKLVFPSLYDMFVGGVVGAGESYDSAALREAEEELGVSGLPQPVPLFKFLYDNGSGQTWWSAVYEVRCELPVNPQTEEVAWHDFLTEEEVERHLTDWTWVPDGLAAYERLKDHRATGTG, from the coding sequence ATGAGCGCCGCTGACGAGATCCTCGACATCGTGGACGAGAACGACGTGGTCGTCGGGCAGTCCCCGCGCGGCGAGGCGTATGCGCGCGGTCTTCGCCACCGCTGCGTGTTCATCCAGGCCCGGGACGCCCGGGGCCGCCTCTTCGTCCACCGCCGCACGCCCACCAAGCTCGTCTTCCCCTCCCTGTACGACATGTTCGTCGGCGGGGTCGTGGGCGCGGGCGAGTCCTACGACTCCGCGGCCCTGCGCGAGGCCGAGGAGGAACTCGGGGTCTCCGGACTCCCTCAGCCCGTCCCCCTCTTCAAGTTCCTCTACGACAACGGCTCCGGCCAGACCTGGTGGTCGGCCGTCTACGAGGTCCGCTGCGAGCTCCCGGTGAACCCCCAGACGGAGGAGGTCGCCTGGCACGACTTCCTCACCGAGGAGGAGGTGGAACGGCACCTGACGGACTGGACGTGGGTGCCGGACGGCCTGGCGGCGTACGAGCGCCTGAAGGACCACCGGGCGACGGGCACCGGCTGA
- a CDS encoding YidH family protein, giving the protein MIEFVRNVRLWFAPGEVQQEGVTPDYRFSLANERTFLAWLRTALALIGGGFAVDQFLPDLRWGWRVGLALALLAAGVLCSLRAVNHWVRCERAMRRGEDLPVSRFPALLSIAVAIVAVAMVVVVLVGWEG; this is encoded by the coding sequence GTGATCGAATTCGTACGGAACGTCCGGCTGTGGTTCGCGCCCGGGGAGGTCCAGCAGGAGGGCGTCACGCCCGACTACCGGTTCTCGCTGGCGAACGAGCGGACCTTCCTCGCCTGGCTGCGCACCGCGCTGGCGCTGATCGGCGGTGGTTTCGCCGTGGATCAGTTCCTGCCGGACCTGCGCTGGGGCTGGCGGGTCGGCCTCGCGCTGGCCCTGCTGGCGGCGGGCGTGCTCTGCTCGCTGCGCGCCGTCAACCACTGGGTGCGCTGCGAGCGCGCGATGCGCCGCGGGGAGGACCTTCCCGTGTCGCGCTTCCCGGCACTGCTGAGCATCGCCGTCGCGATCGTGGCCGTCGCGATGGTCGTCGTCGTCCTCGTCGGCTGGGAGGGGTGA
- a CDS encoding DUF202 domain-containing protein — protein MPGPQHRPERDPGLQPERTRLAWRRTTLSSTVAAVLAAKAALHGGPSASDVAACALCCALWLGFLALAHRRIRVLATSGTDGPPALAPWHATAATLCTVALAVCAVALVF, from the coding sequence GTGCCCGGCCCCCAGCACCGTCCCGAGCGGGACCCGGGGCTGCAGCCGGAGCGTACGCGGCTCGCGTGGCGACGTACGACCCTGTCGAGCACCGTCGCCGCGGTCCTCGCGGCGAAGGCGGCGCTGCACGGCGGCCCGTCGGCGAGCGACGTGGCGGCCTGTGCCCTGTGCTGCGCGCTCTGGCTGGGCTTCCTGGCGCTCGCGCACCGGCGTATCCGGGTGCTCGCGACGTCCGGCACCGACGGTCCGCCCGCCCTCGCGCCGTGGCACGCGACGGCGGCGACCCTGTGTACGGTCGCCCTCGCCGTGTGTGCGGTGGCACTGGTGTTCTGA
- a CDS encoding phosphotransferase family protein, giving the protein MSPDHPPGLDLDRLRGLLDGERPGLVHGPLTGRLIEGGRSNLTYAVTDGTTSWVVRRPPLGHVLATAHDMKREHRVISALHPTAVPVPRPVLLCEDEEVLGAPFYVMEFVVGTPYRTAEQLAPLGPERTRDAVLGLVDTLVELHAVDPAAVGLADFGRPEGFLDRQLRRWGKQLDASRNRELAGIDELHAALGRELPHSPAPSVVHGDYRLDNVLIGEDDRIKAILDWEMSTLGDPLTDLGLLVMYSAPLDLPDSPISTTASAAGHPDPAEIVERYAARSGRDVSDVAWYTAFAWFKLAVILEGIHYRYTLGQTVGAGFDRIGELVPFFIEHGLTTLQEG; this is encoded by the coding sequence ATGAGTCCCGACCACCCGCCAGGTCTCGACCTCGACCGACTGCGCGGCCTGCTCGACGGCGAGCGGCCCGGTCTGGTGCACGGCCCGCTGACCGGCCGGCTGATCGAGGGCGGACGGTCGAACCTCACGTACGCGGTCACGGACGGCACCACGAGCTGGGTCGTCCGACGGCCCCCGCTCGGGCACGTACTGGCCACCGCGCACGACATGAAGCGCGAGCACCGCGTCATCAGCGCGCTGCACCCGACCGCCGTCCCCGTGCCGCGTCCGGTGCTGCTGTGCGAGGACGAGGAGGTGCTGGGCGCGCCCTTCTACGTCATGGAGTTCGTGGTCGGCACCCCGTACCGCACCGCCGAGCAGCTCGCCCCGCTCGGCCCGGAGCGCACCCGGGACGCGGTGCTCGGGCTCGTCGACACGCTCGTCGAACTGCACGCCGTCGACCCCGCAGCCGTGGGCCTCGCCGACTTCGGGCGCCCCGAGGGCTTCCTCGACCGGCAGCTGCGCCGCTGGGGCAAGCAGCTGGACGCCTCCAGGAACCGTGAGCTCGCCGGGATCGACGAACTGCACGCCGCCCTCGGCCGTGAGCTGCCGCACTCCCCCGCGCCCTCCGTCGTGCACGGCGACTACCGGCTCGACAACGTGCTGATCGGCGAGGACGACCGGATCAAGGCGATCCTCGACTGGGAGATGTCCACGCTCGGCGATCCGCTCACCGACCTGGGCCTGCTGGTGATGTACAGCGCGCCGCTGGACCTGCCCGACTCCCCCATCAGCACGACCGCCTCGGCCGCCGGGCACCCGGACCCGGCCGAGATCGTCGAACGGTACGCCGCGCGCTCGGGGCGCGACGTGTCCGACGTCGCCTGGTACACGGCGTTCGCCTGGTTCAAGCTCGCCGTGATCCTGGAGGGCATCCACTACCGCTACACGCTCGGCCAGACGGTCGGCGCCGGCTTCGACCGCATCGGTGAACTGGTCCCGTTCTTCATCGAGCACGGTCTGACCACTCTTCAGGAAGGCTGA
- a CDS encoding acyl-CoA dehydrogenase family protein, whose amino-acid sequence MDFAFDARTEELRGKLLAFMDEYVYPAEAVAEEQRAGLASPWDTPAVVGELKAEARRQGLWNLFLPDAQYGAGLTNLQYAPLAEITGRSPHLAPTALNCAAPDTGNMEVLAQFGDEQQKKQWLEPLLAGEIRSAFAMTEPEVASSDATNITTLIERDGDEYVITGRKWYISGAMNPDCKIFIVMGKTDPDGPDIRRQQSMVLVPRDTPGLEVRRAMQVYGYEDHSHGGHAEVVFDHVRVPVSNLVGEEGGGFAIAQARLGPGRIHHCMRLIGMAERAIELMCRRAVSRTAFGKPLAQQGVVQNWIADARVAVEQLRLLVLKTAWMMDTVGNRGAHTEIQAIKIATPRTVVDILDKAVQLHGAGGVSQDFPLAELWASARTLMLADGPDEVHQRSLARREIKKYV is encoded by the coding sequence ATGGACTTCGCATTCGACGCGCGTACCGAGGAACTGCGCGGGAAGCTGCTCGCCTTCATGGACGAGTACGTCTACCCGGCGGAGGCGGTGGCGGAGGAGCAGCGCGCCGGACTGGCCTCGCCGTGGGACACGCCCGCCGTGGTCGGGGAGTTGAAGGCGGAGGCCCGCAGGCAGGGCCTGTGGAACCTCTTCCTGCCCGACGCGCAGTACGGCGCCGGGCTGACCAACCTCCAGTACGCGCCGCTCGCCGAGATCACCGGCCGCAGCCCGCACTTGGCGCCCACCGCGCTGAACTGCGCCGCGCCGGACACCGGCAACATGGAGGTGCTCGCGCAGTTCGGGGACGAGCAGCAGAAGAAGCAGTGGCTGGAGCCGCTGCTCGCCGGTGAGATCCGCTCGGCGTTCGCGATGACCGAGCCGGAGGTGGCCTCCTCCGACGCCACGAACATCACCACACTCATCGAACGCGACGGTGACGAGTACGTGATCACCGGCCGCAAGTGGTACATCTCCGGGGCGATGAACCCGGACTGCAAGATCTTCATCGTGATGGGCAAGACGGACCCGGACGGTCCGGACATCCGCCGCCAGCAGTCCATGGTCCTGGTCCCGCGCGACACCCCGGGGCTCGAAGTCCGGCGCGCCATGCAGGTGTACGGCTACGAGGACCACTCCCACGGCGGGCACGCCGAGGTCGTCTTCGACCATGTCCGCGTCCCGGTGAGCAACCTCGTCGGCGAGGAGGGCGGCGGTTTCGCCATCGCCCAGGCGCGGCTCGGCCCGGGCCGCATCCACCACTGCATGCGGCTGATCGGCATGGCCGAGCGGGCGATCGAGCTGATGTGCCGCCGGGCCGTGTCCCGTACGGCCTTCGGCAAGCCGCTCGCCCAGCAGGGCGTGGTCCAGAACTGGATCGCGGACGCGCGCGTCGCCGTCGAACAGCTGCGTCTGCTGGTCCTGAAGACCGCCTGGATGATGGACACCGTCGGCAACAGGGGCGCCCACACCGAGATCCAGGCCATCAAGATCGCCACCCCGCGCACGGTCGTGGACATCCTCGACAAGGCGGTCCAGCTGCACGGCGCGGGCGGTGTCAGCCAGGACTTCCCGCTCGCCGAGCTGTGGGCGAGCGCACGGACGCTGATGCTCGCGGACGGCCCGGACGAGGTGCACCAGCGGTCGCTGGCGCGACGGGAGATCAAGAAGTACGTGTGA
- a CDS encoding TetR/AcrR family transcriptional regulator, translating to MPRTTDGDGTPVPQRLLAAATRLFAEQGYDRTSVQEIVEAAGVTKGALYHYFGSKDDLLHEVYARVLRLQQERLDAFADADAPVEERLRGAAADVVVTTIDNLDDAAIFFRSMHHLSPEKDKQVRAERRRYHERFRALVEEGQKKGVFSTATPADLVVDYHFGSVHHLSTWYRPDGPLTPQEVADHLADLLLRALRP from the coding sequence GTGCCCAGGACGACGGACGGAGACGGTACGCCCGTCCCGCAGCGGCTCTTGGCCGCCGCCACCAGGCTCTTCGCGGAGCAGGGCTACGACCGCACATCCGTGCAGGAGATCGTGGAGGCGGCGGGCGTCACCAAGGGCGCGCTGTATCACTACTTCGGCTCCAAGGACGACCTCCTGCACGAGGTGTACGCGCGCGTGCTGCGGCTTCAGCAGGAGCGGCTGGACGCGTTCGCCGATGCCGACGCGCCGGTCGAGGAGCGGTTGCGGGGTGCCGCCGCCGACGTCGTCGTCACCACGATCGACAACCTCGACGACGCGGCGATCTTCTTCCGCTCCATGCACCACCTCAGCCCCGAGAAGGACAAGCAGGTGCGCGCCGAGCGCCGCCGGTACCACGAACGCTTCCGCGCGCTCGTGGAGGAGGGCCAGAAGAAGGGCGTCTTCTCCACCGCGACCCCGGCCGACCTGGTCGTCGACTACCACTTCGGCTCGGTGCACCACCTGTCGACCTGGTACCGCCCCGACGGCCCCCTCACCCCCCAGGAGGTCGCCGACCACCTGGCCGACCTGCTGCTGCGGGCGCTACGTCCGTAG
- a CDS encoding class I adenylate-forming enzyme family protein — protein MTTYADRPWVALLNDAQSGPVSPADSLVHALRGAVADAPDRAALAYFDGRLSYREVDELSDSVAGHLAAGGLERGDRVAILLQNSPHFVLALLGAWKAGATVVPVNPMYKSGEVRHVLHDADVRALVCSDRAWESYLRETAADSAVRVVLTGCELDFQTRGDARVLTFERLPQAADADDLVAVARAGHKAPAGRDAEPSDIALISYTSGTSGTPKGATNTHGNIMYNAERQRTGLALPQAPVYFAMAPLFHITGMVCQLAACLDSGGTLVLAYRFEAGVVLDAFAEHRPLYTVGPSTAFMALAAHPAVTPDHFASFVNISSGGAPLPPALVEKFRAGFGPYIRNGYGLTECTAPCASVPPGREAPVDPVSGTLAVGVPGPDTVVRIVDDRGQEVPFGEQGEILVRGPQVVPGYWRRPEATAETFPDGELRTGDIGFMDPEGWLYVVDRKKDMINASGFKVWPREVEDVLYTHPSVREAAVVGIPDGYRGETVKAYISLRPGADEDPDALAAYCKERLAAYKYPRHVEILPELPKTASGKILRRELRSRPQDSQ, from the coding sequence GTGACCACCTACGCCGACCGGCCCTGGGTGGCCCTCCTCAATGACGCCCAGAGCGGCCCGGTGAGCCCGGCCGACTCCCTGGTGCACGCCCTGCGCGGTGCCGTGGCGGACGCTCCGGACCGCGCCGCGCTCGCCTACTTCGACGGGCGGCTGAGCTACCGCGAGGTGGACGAGCTGAGCGACTCCGTCGCCGGGCACCTCGCCGCCGGCGGGCTGGAGCGCGGCGACCGCGTCGCGATCCTGCTCCAGAACTCCCCGCACTTCGTGCTCGCGCTGCTCGGCGCCTGGAAGGCGGGCGCGACCGTCGTGCCGGTCAACCCGATGTACAAGTCGGGCGAGGTCCGCCACGTCCTGCACGACGCGGACGTGCGCGCGCTGGTGTGCTCCGACCGCGCGTGGGAGTCGTATCTGCGCGAGACGGCCGCCGACTCGGCCGTGCGCGTCGTCCTCACCGGATGTGAGTTGGACTTCCAGACGCGGGGCGACGCACGGGTGCTGACCTTCGAGCGGCTGCCGCAGGCCGCGGACGCCGACGATCTGGTGGCGGTCGCCCGGGCGGGTCACAAGGCCCCCGCGGGGCGTGACGCGGAGCCCTCCGACATCGCGCTGATCAGCTACACCTCGGGGACGAGCGGCACCCCCAAGGGAGCCACCAACACACACGGCAACATCATGTACAACGCCGAGCGGCAGCGGACGGGCCTCGCGCTGCCGCAGGCGCCCGTCTACTTCGCGATGGCGCCCCTGTTCCACATCACCGGGATGGTCTGCCAGCTCGCCGCCTGCCTCGACAGCGGGGGCACGCTCGTCCTCGCCTACCGCTTCGAGGCGGGGGTCGTCCTCGACGCGTTCGCCGAGCACAGGCCGCTGTACACGGTCGGCCCGTCGACCGCCTTCATGGCACTCGCGGCGCATCCGGCGGTCACGCCGGACCACTTCGCCTCCTTCGTGAACATCTCCTCGGGCGGCGCGCCACTGCCGCCCGCCCTGGTGGAGAAGTTCCGGGCCGGCTTCGGGCCCTACATCCGCAACGGCTACGGACTCACCGAGTGCACCGCGCCCTGCGCCTCCGTACCGCCGGGCCGGGAGGCTCCCGTCGACCCGGTCTCGGGCACGCTGGCCGTCGGTGTGCCGGGCCCCGACACGGTCGTACGCATCGTCGACGACCGGGGCCAGGAGGTGCCCTTCGGCGAACAGGGCGAGATCCTCGTACGGGGCCCTCAGGTCGTGCCCGGCTACTGGCGCCGCCCCGAAGCCACCGCCGAGACCTTCCCGGACGGTGAGCTGCGCACCGGCGACATCGGATTCATGGACCCCGAAGGCTGGCTCTACGTGGTCGACCGCAAGAAGGACATGATCAACGCGTCGGGCTTCAAGGTGTGGCCCCGCGAGGTCGAGGACGTGCTCTACACGCACCCCTCGGTCCGGGAGGCGGCTGTCGTCGGCATCCCCGACGGCTACCGCGGCGAGACCGTGAAGGCCTACATCAGTCTGCGGCCCGGCGCGGACGAGGACCCCGACGCGCTCGCCGCGTACTGCAAGGAGAGACTGGCCGCCTACAAGTATCCGCGGCATGTGGAGATCCTGCCCGAGCTGCCGAAGACGGCGAGTGGCAAGATCCTCCGTCGGGAACTGCGTTCCCGTCCCCAGGACTCCCAGTAG
- a CDS encoding SDR family oxidoreductase yields MVEAVQDAGVVVTGAGGGIGAALARRFAAEGARVVVNDLDAAKAKAVAEEIGAIAVPGDASTIVAEARDALGGTIDVYCANAGLPSAGSESAGEKVWALAWDVNVMAHVRAAQELLPAWLERGSGRFVSTVSAAGLLTMIGAAPYSVTKHGAYAFAEWLSLTYRHRGVKVHAICPQGVRTDMLDATGSAGDLVLQPTAIEPETVADALFAGIEEDRFLILPHPEVAGYYQVRAAEPDRWLTNMNHIQQKWEATR; encoded by the coding sequence ATGGTGGAAGCCGTACAGGATGCGGGAGTGGTCGTCACCGGGGCCGGAGGCGGCATCGGGGCCGCACTGGCCCGTCGTTTCGCCGCCGAGGGGGCCCGGGTCGTCGTCAACGACCTGGACGCCGCCAAGGCGAAGGCCGTGGCGGAGGAGATCGGGGCGATCGCGGTTCCCGGCGACGCGTCCACCATCGTGGCCGAGGCCCGGGACGCCCTCGGGGGCACCATCGACGTCTACTGCGCCAACGCGGGCCTCCCCTCGGCCGGCAGTGAGTCGGCCGGCGAGAAGGTCTGGGCGCTCGCCTGGGACGTCAACGTGATGGCGCACGTCCGGGCGGCCCAGGAGCTGCTCCCGGCCTGGCTGGAGCGCGGCAGCGGCCGGTTCGTCTCCACCGTCTCCGCCGCCGGACTGCTCACCATGATCGGCGCCGCGCCCTACAGCGTCACCAAGCACGGCGCGTACGCCTTCGCCGAGTGGCTGTCGCTGACGTACCGCCACCGCGGCGTGAAGGTGCACGCGATCTGCCCGCAGGGCGTGCGCACCGACATGCTCGACGCCACCGGCAGCGCGGGCGACCTGGTCCTCCAGCCCACCGCCATCGAGCCGGAGACCGTCGCCGACGCGCTGTTCGCGGGGATCGAGGAGGACCGCTTCCTGATCCTGCCGCACCCCGAGGTCGCCGGGTACTACCAGGTGCGGGCCGCCGAACCGGACCGCTGGCTGACGAACATGAACCACATCCAGCAGAAGTGGGAGGCGACCCGGTGA
- a CDS encoding DUF1343 domain-containing protein — protein sequence MRLSRRALLTATATATAAFAATRTTRTTPTTTTSHADPLRTGFEQLQASGYATLHGRRVGVVTNPTGVTRDVRHIVDVMHADPHVELTAVFGPEHGFRGTAQAGGSEGRYDDPATGLPVYDTYLKSGKPLADVFTASGVDTVVFDIQDVGARFYTYIWTLYDCMEAARLAGKRFVVLDRPNPVTGRAAQGPVLHKEFATFVGRQPIAQAHGMTVAELARLFNGEFLAAPVELTTVLMSGWKRSDFYDASGLPWVPPSPNMPTADTALVYSGTCLFEGTNLSEGRGTTRPFELLGAEGIDGRWALEANRLKVPGVRFREAYFAPTFSKFQGKTIGGVQIHVDDRAAYDPVRTGIALLVTAKKVWSGFAWRSDNWIDKLTGSAEVRTMIDAGATTDEIVAAWQDELKAFHRIRKEYLLYA from the coding sequence ATGCGCCTCTCCCGCCGAGCCCTCCTGACAGCCACCGCGACCGCCACGGCCGCCTTCGCGGCAACCCGCACCACCCGCACCACTCCCACCACGACGACCTCCCATGCCGACCCCCTGCGCACCGGCTTCGAGCAGCTCCAGGCGAGCGGCTACGCCACCCTCCACGGCCGGCGTGTCGGCGTCGTCACGAACCCCACCGGCGTCACCAGAGACGTTCGTCACATCGTCGACGTCATGCACGCCGACCCCCACGTCGAGCTGACCGCCGTCTTCGGGCCGGAACACGGATTCCGCGGCACCGCGCAGGCCGGCGGCTCCGAGGGCCGCTACGACGACCCGGCGACCGGGCTCCCGGTGTACGACACGTATCTCAAGAGCGGCAAGCCCCTCGCCGACGTCTTCACCGCCTCCGGCGTGGACACCGTCGTCTTCGACATCCAGGACGTGGGCGCGCGTTTCTACACGTACATCTGGACGCTGTACGACTGCATGGAGGCGGCCCGGCTCGCGGGCAAGCGCTTCGTGGTGCTGGACCGGCCGAACCCGGTGACCGGACGGGCCGCCCAGGGCCCGGTGCTGCACAAGGAGTTCGCGACGTTCGTCGGGCGGCAGCCCATCGCGCAGGCGCACGGGATGACGGTGGCGGAACTCGCGCGGCTGTTCAACGGGGAGTTCCTGGCGGCACCGGTGGAGCTGACCACCGTACTGATGTCGGGCTGGAAGAGGTCGGACTTCTACGACGCCTCCGGCCTGCCCTGGGTTCCGCCCAGCCCGAACATGCCGACGGCCGACACCGCCCTGGTGTACTCCGGAACGTGTCTCTTCGAGGGGACGAACCTGTCGGAGGGGCGCGGCACGACCCGTCCGTTCGAACTGCTGGGCGCGGAGGGCATCGACGGCCGATGGGCTCTGGAGGCGAACCGGCTCAAGGTCCCGGGCGTGCGCTTCAGGGAGGCGTACTTCGCTCCGACCTTCTCCAAGTTCCAGGGAAAGACGATCGGCGGCGTGCAGATCCATGTGGACGACCGGGCCGCGTACGACCCCGTCCGCACCGGAATCGCCCTCCTGGTGACCGCCAAGAAGGTCTGGAGCGGCTTCGCCTGGCGCTCGGACAACTGGATCGACAAGCTGACCGGCTCCGCCGAGGTGCGCACGATGATCGACGCGGGTGCGACGACCGACGAGATCGTGGCCGCCTGGCAGGACGAACTGAAGGCCTTCCACAGAATCCGGAAGGAATATCTTCTCTACGCATGA
- a CDS encoding serine-threonine protein kinase — MADPAVSVSPYWELTFDADGDVDGRERDRLLAEVPRRGVRDLIVFAHGWNNDRSGATRLYSQFFAPVPDLAPHARLGYVGVVWPSMRFSDEPIPDFPRSVAAGVPADARTALDKDTRHALLEVFPDRATVVEQLARLLHQQPDEGASLEEFGRLVRLLVEVSPQGPQAAFAADTLAEGAPQGDPAMLFGDTATVCGEFAEVLAGMTASGEAFALPRPWDGARELLRQATYYAMKRRAGTVGERGLGRALGQLATAAPGVRVHLVGHSFGGRLVSFALRGLPEGMRTVKSVTLLQGAFSHYAFAASLPGNPRASGVLRGLQSRVDGPLVCCYSHFDTALGTIYPLASRMADDDRSVLGIDLDPGHLLGARWGAMGHDGVQAVEGTKTFTLADALRAQLPVSGCVNVDACAVVNRGGPPSGAHSDICHRELAQVVLAAGRVR; from the coding sequence ATGGCGGATCCGGCAGTCAGTGTTTCTCCCTACTGGGAGCTGACCTTCGACGCGGACGGGGACGTGGACGGCCGGGAAAGGGACCGGTTGCTCGCCGAGGTGCCCCGGCGCGGAGTGCGTGATCTGATCGTCTTCGCGCACGGCTGGAACAACGACCGCTCCGGCGCGACCCGCCTCTACAGCCAGTTCTTCGCGCCCGTGCCGGATCTCGCGCCGCACGCGCGTCTGGGCTACGTCGGTGTGGTGTGGCCCTCGATGCGGTTCTCGGACGAACCGATCCCCGACTTTCCCCGGTCGGTGGCCGCCGGCGTCCCCGCCGACGCCCGCACCGCGCTCGACAAGGACACCCGGCACGCGCTCCTGGAGGTGTTCCCCGACCGGGCGACGGTCGTCGAGCAGCTCGCGCGCCTGCTGCACCAACAGCCGGACGAGGGAGCCTCGTTGGAGGAGTTCGGGCGCCTGGTGCGGCTGCTCGTGGAGGTATCGCCCCAGGGACCGCAGGCCGCCTTCGCCGCGGACACGCTCGCGGAGGGCGCGCCGCAGGGCGACCCCGCGATGCTCTTCGGGGACACGGCCACGGTGTGCGGCGAGTTCGCCGAGGTGCTGGCCGGCATGACGGCCTCCGGCGAGGCCTTCGCCCTGCCGCGGCCCTGGGACGGGGCGCGTGAACTGCTGCGCCAGGCCACCTACTACGCCATGAAGCGGCGCGCGGGCACGGTGGGTGAGCGTGGGCTGGGGCGCGCGCTCGGGCAGCTCGCGACCGCCGCGCCCGGGGTGCGGGTGCATCTGGTCGGACACAGCTTCGGCGGACGGCTGGTCTCCTTCGCGCTGCGCGGACTGCCCGAGGGCATGCGCACGGTGAAGTCCGTGACGCTGCTCCAAGGGGCGTTCTCGCACTACGCGTTCGCCGCGTCGCTGCCCGGCAACCCGCGGGCGAGCGGCGTGCTGCGCGGCCTGCAGAGCCGCGTCGACGGCCCCCTGGTGTGCTGCTACTCCCACTTCGACACGGCGCTCGGCACGATCTATCCGCTGGCCTCCCGGATGGCGGACGACGACCGTTCGGTGCTGGGGATCGACCTCGATCCCGGACACCTCCTGGGTGCCCGCTGGGGCGCGATGGGACACGACGGGGTGCAGGCGGTGGAGGGCACGAAGACGTTCACGCTCGCCGACGCGCTGCGCGCGCAGCTTCCGGTGTCGGGGTGCGTGAACGTCGACGCGTGCGCGGTGGTGAACCGCGGCGGGCCCCCGAGCGGGGCCCACAGCGACATCTGCCACCGGGAGCTGGCCCAGGTGGTGCTGGCGGCGGGCCGCGTTCGATGA